The proteins below come from a single Campylobacter concisus genomic window:
- a CDS encoding lytic transglycosylase domain-containing protein, with protein MVLLRHFSILSLVCVALLAKIYTYEELKNEPKSLAKDYYINRLINEGSYTKEQIAELSRDVFRKAGLVQKSIDKILPPKAAPSKCPGVNAKNITQANLTCQNLLTSIAFSLKLDNNTREILATNLAKTNPEKSKILLALNEANPAQAFVKLNDTKSFLELFNASSPQNKSTLFSESFDANFMTKLYSQKGFTNLLNDIVFNKKYEGFRRNLLSIDPAITEKNDAFTLGLNAILLGQDDIAFSLFARAKSTFERAWQRDNATFWQYQISKNESFLKELSASKDANIYSLYARDLIGGEPLEVIVPRPSKQNIENFDVSDPFLWNKTVALAKDMNATQASEFAKKFYTNESIGAYAYFMQKAHGWEKQYFLMPSSPELEGISNERKSMIYALARQESLFIPSVVSTSYALGMMQFMPFLANAIGKKELKIPNFDQDDLFKTDIAFKFANHHLNYLDKFLYHPLFIAYAYNGGIGFTKKLITRDDMFKEGKFEPFLSIELVPVGETRNYGKKVLANYVIYMALTGSNIKISQLFENLTKPALTDKFRN; from the coding sequence TTGGTTTTGCTGCGTCACTTTAGTATTCTCTCCCTTGTCTGTGTTGCTCTTTTGGCTAAAATTTATACCTACGAAGAGCTAAAAAACGAGCCAAAAAGCCTAGCAAAAGACTACTACATCAACCGTCTTATTAACGAGGGTAGTTACACAAAAGAGCAGATCGCAGAGCTTTCGCGTGATGTGTTTAGAAAAGCGGGTCTTGTTCAAAAATCAATCGATAAAATTTTACCTCCAAAAGCGGCTCCTAGCAAATGCCCTGGTGTAAATGCAAAAAATATCACCCAGGCAAATCTAACCTGCCAAAATTTGCTAACATCTATTGCGTTTAGCTTAAAACTTGATAATAACACTCGTGAAATTTTAGCGACCAATCTTGCAAAGACAAATCCAGAAAAATCAAAAATTTTGCTCGCACTAAATGAGGCAAATCCGGCTCAAGCATTTGTAAAACTAAACGATACAAAGAGTTTTTTAGAGCTGTTTAACGCCTCTAGCCCGCAAAATAAAAGTACACTTTTTAGCGAAAGCTTTGATGCAAATTTCATGACCAAGCTCTACTCGCAAAAGGGCTTCACAAATTTATTAAACGATATTGTTTTTAATAAAAAATATGAAGGCTTTAGGAGAAATTTACTAAGCATCGATCCAGCCATCACTGAGAAAAATGATGCTTTTACGCTTGGATTAAATGCCATTTTACTAGGACAAGACGATATCGCTTTTAGTCTTTTTGCAAGAGCCAAGAGCACATTTGAAAGAGCTTGGCAAAGGGATAATGCGACCTTTTGGCAGTACCAGATAAGTAAAAACGAAAGCTTTTTAAAAGAGCTAAGTGCCAGCAAGGATGCAAATATCTACTCGCTTTACGCAAGAGATTTGATCGGTGGCGAACCACTCGAGGTCATCGTACCAAGGCCTAGTAAGCAAAATATCGAAAATTTTGACGTAAGCGATCCGTTTTTATGGAACAAAACTGTAGCCCTTGCAAAGGATATGAATGCCACGCAAGCAAGCGAATTTGCGAAGAAATTTTATACAAACGAAAGTATCGGTGCTTATGCCTACTTTATGCAAAAGGCGCATGGCTGGGAGAAACAATACTTCTTGATGCCAAGTTCTCCTGAGCTTGAGGGCATCAGCAACGAGAGAAAATCGATGATCTACGCCCTAGCTAGACAAGAGAGTCTCTTTATCCCAAGCGTAGTTTCTACTTCATACGCCCTTGGCATGATGCAGTTTATGCCATTTCTCGCAAATGCGATCGGTAAAAAAGAGTTAAAAATCCCAAATTTTGACCAGGATGATCTTTTTAAAACAGATATTGCATTTAAATTTGCAAACCATCACCTAAACTATCTTGATAAATTTCTCTATCATCCGCTCTTTATCGCATACGCGTACAACGGCGGTATTGGCTTTACCAAAAAGCTTATCACAAGAGATGATATGTTTAAAGAGGGAAAATTTGAGCCATTTTTGTCGATCGAGCTTGTCCCAGTCGGAGAAACTAGAAACTACGGCAAAAAGGTGCTTGCCAACTACGTGATCTATATGGCGCTTACTGGTTCCAATATAAAGATTTCGCAACTTTTCGAAAATTTAACAAAACCTGCTTTGACTGATAAATTTCGAAACTAA
- a CDS encoding YggT family protein, with translation MILSTLFSAIANILHLIITVYTWIIIAAALISWVRPDPSSPVVQLLYRLTEPVYCFIRRYIKTNFSGIDFTPLIVLLALQFLDQFLIRLLFGFAASL, from the coding sequence ATGATACTTTCCACCCTATTTTCAGCGATTGCAAACATTTTGCACCTTATTATCACGGTCTATACTTGGATCATCATCGCAGCAGCTCTGATTAGCTGGGTCAGACCTGATCCTAGCTCACCGGTCGTGCAGCTGCTTTATAGGCTAACTGAGCCGGTTTATTGCTTTATTAGACGCTATATAAAAACAAATTTTAGTGGTATTGACTTTACTCCGCTTATCGTACTTTTAGCACTTCAATTTTTAGATCAATTTTTAATAAGGCTTTTGTTTGGTTTTGCTGCGTCACTTTAG
- the gltX gene encoding glutamate--tRNA ligase yields MYRFAPSPTGDMHIGNLRAAIFNYICSLQDKSGFILRIEDTDKERNIEGKEKDILEILSKFGIKPEQIYIQSENLKFHRQLASKLLIDKKAFACFCTEEELEAKKQKAKEQGVAYRYDGTCERLSDAEVLNCEKPFVIRMKKPTRTMSFTDAIKGELSFEPDAVDSFVIMRADKTPTYNFACAVDDMLEGVTFVIRGEDHVSNTPKQDLIREGLGYTGKMNYAHLPILLNIEGKKMSKRENESSVKWLFEQGFLPEAIANYLILLGNKTPTEIFTIEEAVKWFDITKISRSPARFDIKKLEQINREHIKLASKERIKEIFGVDENLAELVKFYTQESSLVPEIKAKVEAIYSPKIAPDEYKNEFDIIKKAARNLKACKTFDEFKKELMSATNLKGKNFFMPLRALLTNDLHGPELSELYPLIKDDLAKILI; encoded by the coding sequence ATGTATCGTTTTGCACCCTCTCCAACAGGAGATATGCACATAGGAAATTTACGTGCCGCTATTTTTAATTATATTTGTTCTTTACAAGATAAAAGTGGCTTTATTTTACGTATAGAAGATACCGACAAAGAGCGAAATATAGAGGGAAAAGAGAAAGATATCTTAGAAATTTTAAGCAAATTTGGCATAAAACCAGAGCAAATTTACATCCAAAGTGAAAATTTAAAATTCCACAGGCAGTTAGCTTCAAAGCTTCTTATCGATAAAAAGGCCTTTGCTTGTTTTTGCACCGAAGAAGAGCTTGAGGCAAAAAAACAAAAAGCAAAAGAACAAGGCGTGGCATATAGATATGACGGTACCTGCGAGAGACTAAGCGATGCTGAAGTTTTAAACTGCGAGAAGCCATTTGTCATCCGCATGAAAAAGCCAACACGCACTATGAGCTTTACAGATGCGATCAAAGGCGAGCTAAGCTTCGAGCCAGACGCTGTTGATAGCTTTGTCATCATGAGAGCAGACAAAACACCAACTTATAACTTCGCCTGCGCAGTCGATGATATGCTTGAGGGCGTGACCTTTGTCATACGTGGCGAGGATCACGTGAGCAATACACCAAAGCAAGACCTCATACGCGAGGGTCTTGGCTACACCGGCAAGATGAATTACGCGCATTTGCCTATACTTTTAAATATTGAAGGTAAAAAAATGAGCAAGCGCGAGAACGAATCAAGTGTAAAATGGCTCTTTGAGCAGGGATTTTTACCTGAGGCGATCGCAAACTATTTGATACTTCTTGGTAACAAAACTCCGACTGAAATTTTTACCATCGAAGAGGCGGTGAAATGGTTTGATATAACCAAAATTTCACGTTCACCTGCTAGATTTGACATTAAAAAACTTGAGCAGATAAATAGAGAACACATCAAGCTTGCCTCAAAAGAGCGTATAAAAGAAATTTTTGGTGTAGATGAAAATTTGGCTGAGTTAGTTAAATTTTACACTCAAGAAAGCTCACTAGTGCCTGAGATAAAGGCAAAAGTTGAGGCTATATATTCGCCAAAGATAGCTCCAGATGAGTACAAAAACGAATTTGATATCATCAAAAAAGCAGCTCGTAATTTAAAAGCTTGCAAAACATTTGATGAGTTTAAAAAAGAGCTTATGAGCGCTACAAATTTAAAAGGTAAAAACTTTTTCATGCCGCTACGTGCGCTTCTTACGAACGACCTTCACGGTCCTGAGCTTAGTGAGCTCTATCCTCTTATCAAAGATGATCTGGCTAAAATTTTAATCTAG
- the mscL gene encoding large-conductance mechanosensitive channel protein MscL: protein MSFISEFKEFAMRGNVIDMAVGVVIGGAFGKIVSSLVGDVIMPVVGVLTGGVNFTDLKLTLKEAVDGVPAVTINYGSFIQTMVDFLIIAFCIFCVIKALNTLKNKLPKEEPAPVEPETPADIALLTEIRDLLKK from the coding sequence ATGAGTTTTATAAGCGAATTTAAAGAATTTGCGATGCGCGGAAATGTCATAGATATGGCAGTTGGTGTTGTTATAGGTGGTGCGTTTGGAAAGATCGTTTCATCACTAGTTGGTGATGTTATCATGCCTGTTGTTGGCGTTTTAACTGGCGGTGTAAATTTTACTGATCTTAAGCTTACGCTAAAAGAAGCGGTAGATGGCGTACCTGCTGTTACGATAAACTATGGCTCATTTATACAAACAATGGTTGATTTTTTAATAATCGCATTTTGTATTTTCTGCGTTATCAAGGCTCTAAATACACTTAAAAATAAATTACCAAAAGAGGAGCCAGCTCCAGTAGAGCCTGAAACTCCAGCCGACATTGCACTTCTAACTGAGATTAGAGATCTACTTAAAAAATAA
- a CDS encoding Crp/Fnr family transcriptional regulator, with product MIEKIPFFQGLNEEDLAKLEAISVVKKYKKGEFLFIEGEEPKWLIFLISGSVKLYKTTANGKEIFIHQLAPMNFVAEVVNFENIVYPASAIFTISGEVLKINYEKFAAEFLIKPEICMKFLKSMSEKIRITTNLLHQELILSSEEKVAKFILDHEDLFNELKHTKISSILNMTPETFSRILNKFKTNGLVKLDEKNQILEKDVGGLQEIYSY from the coding sequence ATGATAGAAAAAATCCCGTTTTTTCAAGGCTTAAACGAAGAAGATTTAGCCAAGCTTGAAGCCATAAGTGTTGTAAAAAAGTATAAAAAGGGTGAATTTTTATTTATAGAAGGTGAGGAGCCAAAATGGTTAATATTTTTAATAAGTGGCTCTGTTAAGCTTTATAAAACCACGGCAAACGGAAAAGAAATTTTTATTCATCAGTTAGCACCTATGAATTTTGTAGCTGAAGTCGTAAATTTTGAAAATATTGTCTACCCAGCTAGTGCCATTTTTACCATATCTGGCGAGGTGTTAAAGATAAATTATGAAAAATTCGCGGCTGAATTTTTAATAAAACCAGAAATTTGTATGAAATTTTTAAAATCAATGTCCGAAAAGATAAGAATCACAACAAATCTACTTCATCAAGAGTTAATTTTAAGCTCAGAAGAAAAAGTTGCTAAGTTTATTTTAGATCATGAAGATTTATTTAACGAGCTAAAACACACAAAAATTTCATCAATACTTAATATGACTCCAGAAACTTTTTCGAGAATTTTAAATAAATTTAAAACAAATGGTTTAGTTAAACTTGATGAAAAGAACCAAATTTTGGAAAAAGATGTGGGTGGACTGCAAGAAATTTATTCTTATTGA
- a CDS encoding cytochrome c3 family protein, protein MAEVKKKFFVWSSVIIGIVIGLIASMGIADALHATGSGYICTICHTMDPMNAAYHEDVHGGNNKLGIKAECSACHLNHTSAYTYVLTKLKVSINDGYKTFFTDTDKIDWRKKREHASHFVYDSGCLTCHSNLKNVIQAGKSFLPHRDYFVLGNPNKKSCVDCHNHVGHKNLGLHIDKFEAIKKQENNKTK, encoded by the coding sequence TTGGCTGAAGTTAAGAAGAAATTTTTTGTTTGGTCATCTGTTATTATCGGCATTGTGATCGGACTTATTGCGTCTATGGGTATTGCTGATGCACTTCATGCAACTGGTAGCGGCTACATCTGTACCATTTGCCACACTATGGATCCTATGAATGCTGCATATCATGAAGATGTACACGGCGGCAATAACAAGCTTGGCATAAAAGCTGAATGTTCAGCCTGTCACCTAAATCATACAAGTGCCTATACCTATGTACTTACAAAACTTAAAGTATCGATAAATGATGGTTATAAGACATTTTTTACAGATACGGACAAGATCGACTGGCGTAAAAAACGCGAGCATGCATCTCACTTTGTCTATGATAGTGGATGTTTGACTTGCCACTCAAATTTAAAAAATGTTATTCAAGCTGGTAAATCATTCTTACCACATAGAGATTATTTCGTTCTTGGAAATCCTAATAAAAAATCATGTGTTGATTGTCATAATCACGTAGGCCACAAAAATTTAGGACTTCATATAGATAAATTTGAAGCAATAAAAAAACAAGAGAACAATAAAACCAAATAA
- a CDS encoding multiheme c-type cytochrome — MFKKSLMLLACLMSFGVAANMDANKSDALNLNVVKNIKVAHKMSDLSKSCVECHAEKTPGIVADWKNSRHAHVGVSCMDCHSVNADNPMASVKVHPKDSNNHVSMLVSPKTCAKCHENEVEEFVKSGHARGAMQMYANPAMVKLMYHYEGMDHPEYKMAPDATGCTQCHGTVIKLDADHKPTKETWPNYGIGNVYPDGGVGGCKSCHSAHTFSIAEARKPAACASCHLGPDHPDIEIFNNSMHGHIYNSEAHKWNFDAAPDTWDVPDFRAPTCAACHMSGVGETTTTHNVSRRLKWNLWGVSSKLRTAGDEQAAVVYEKTGKLTIGTPLAGHPNGPEAARAEMKLVCKACHTSTHTDNFFIMGDKQVELYNVYNAEATKMLEELKAKNLLLADAWEDEFQDVYYHMWHHEGRRMRQGALMGGPDYSHWHGVFEVKNDIRKLREIHKQRMETGKVK; from the coding sequence ATGTTTAAAAAGTCGCTAATGTTATTAGCCTGTCTAATGTCTTTTGGCGTTGCCGCAAACATGGATGCAAATAAATCTGACGCTTTAAACCTTAATGTTGTAAAAAATATTAAAGTTGCTCACAAAATGTCAGACTTATCAAAAAGCTGTGTTGAGTGCCACGCTGAAAAGACACCTGGCATAGTTGCCGATTGGAAAAATAGTCGCCACGCTCACGTTGGCGTAAGTTGTATGGATTGCCACTCTGTAAATGCAGATAATCCTATGGCTTCAGTTAAGGTGCATCCAAAAGATTCTAACAACCACGTATCAATGCTAGTTAGCCCAAAAACTTGTGCTAAGTGCCACGAGAATGAGGTTGAAGAATTTGTTAAGAGTGGTCACGCAAGAGGTGCTATGCAAATGTATGCTAACCCTGCGATGGTAAAACTAATGTATCACTATGAAGGTATGGATCATCCAGAATACAAAATGGCTCCAGACGCTACTGGTTGTACACAGTGCCACGGAACCGTCATCAAACTAGACGCTGATCACAAACCTACAAAAGAGACTTGGCCAAACTACGGTATAGGTAATGTTTATCCTGATGGTGGCGTAGGCGGATGTAAATCATGCCACAGCGCACACACATTTAGCATAGCTGAAGCTAGAAAACCAGCTGCTTGTGCATCTTGCCACCTTGGACCTGATCACCCAGATATTGAGATCTTTAACAACTCAATGCACGGACATATCTATAATAGCGAAGCTCACAAATGGAATTTTGATGCTGCTCCTGATACATGGGATGTACCAGACTTTAGAGCTCCAACTTGTGCAGCTTGCCACATGAGTGGTGTTGGTGAAACAACAACAACTCACAATGTTTCAAGAAGACTAAAATGGAACCTATGGGGCGTCAGCAGTAAGCTAAGAACAGCTGGTGATGAACAAGCTGCTGTTGTTTACGAAAAAACTGGCAAACTAACCATAGGAACGCCACTTGCAGGTCATCCAAATGGACCAGAAGCAGCAAGAGCTGAGATGAAGCTAGTTTGTAAAGCTTGCCATACATCAACTCATACAGATAACTTCTTCATTATGGGTGATAAGCAAGTAGAGCTTTATAACGTTTACAATGCTGAAGCAACTAAGATGCTTGAAGAGTTGAAAGCTAAAAACTTACTACTCGCAGACGCTTGGGAAGATGAATTCCAAGATGTTTACTATCATATGTGGCACCACGAAGGTCGCCGTATGAGACAAGGTGCTCTAATGGGTGGTCCTGACTATTCACACTGGCATGGAGTATTTGAAGTTAAAAATGATATTAGAAAACTTCGTGAGATACACAAACAAAGAATGGAAACTGGTAAAGTTAAATAA
- a CDS encoding metallophosphoesterase: MGLLRIIIGAFIFSFLINFYSYNRFIKKVSFFIPHLAKIRILLYVICILEFIFVLQIRFSFLSIELYLIAGTLIGFSLFLFAVSLFYDILRSIFSKSNFSPTRRKFIKFCFDITFVIFVIACFLKGIFNALTPPKIRQVDIKIKNLQSTLKIAMITDVHIGEFLQKDFMKKLVNDINLVNPDIVVIVGDLVDVNAAFIGDFLEPLKSLKSTYGTFYVPGNHEYYHGIDGILEKISSLGIEILGNKNKKIASINLAGIYDLAGIRFKHLEPNLDEALTGRDPSLPTILLSHQPKFIKSMQQDVDLVLCGHTHAGQIFPFGLLVLLDQGFLHGLYKINDKMQAYVSSGAGFWGPPVRIFAPSEIAILNLSKE, encoded by the coding sequence TTGGGACTTTTGAGAATTATTATTGGAGCATTTATATTTAGTTTTCTTATAAATTTTTATTCATATAACCGTTTCATAAAAAAGGTTTCATTTTTTATACCACATCTTGCAAAAATCAGGATACTTTTATATGTTATTTGTATTCTTGAGTTTATATTTGTTCTTCAGATCAGGTTTTCATTCTTAAGCATTGAGCTTTATTTGATCGCTGGTACGCTCATAGGATTTTCACTATTTTTGTTTGCTGTTAGTCTATTTTACGATATTTTACGTAGTATTTTTTCTAAGAGTAATTTTAGTCCAACAAGACGAAAATTTATAAAATTTTGTTTTGATATTACATTTGTTATTTTTGTAATTGCTTGTTTTTTAAAAGGTATTTTCAATGCTTTAACACCACCAAAGATCAGACAAGTAGATATAAAAATAAAAAATTTACAAAGCACCCTAAAAATAGCCATGATAACAGACGTGCATATAGGAGAATTTCTGCAGAAAGATTTTATGAAAAAACTCGTCAATGACATAAATTTGGTAAATCCTGACATCGTAGTGATAGTGGGCGACTTAGTTGATGTAAATGCTGCTTTTATAGGAGATTTTTTGGAACCATTAAAAAGCCTTAAAAGCACTTATGGGACTTTTTATGTCCCTGGCAATCATGAGTATTATCACGGGATAGATGGTATTTTGGAAAAGATCAGTTCTCTTGGCATAGAAATTTTAGGTAATAAAAACAAAAAAATTGCGAGTATAAATCTAGCTGGCATTTACGATTTGGCTGGCATTAGGTTTAAACATTTGGAGCCAAATTTAGATGAAGCATTGACAGGACGTGATCCATCGCTACCTACTATCTTGCTCTCTCATCAGCCAAAATTTATAAAATCAATGCAGCAAGACGTTGATCTAGTGCTTTGCGGTCATACGCACGCTGGTCAAATTTTTCCTTTTGGTCTTTTGGTTTTACTTGATCAGGGATTTTTACATGGCCTTTATAAGATTAATGATAAAATGCAAGCTTATGTTAGCAGTGGTGCTGGATTTTGGGGGCCTCCTGTTAGAATTTTTGCTCCAAGTGAGATTGCAATATTAAATTTAAGTAAGGAATAA
- a CDS encoding phosphatidylserine decarboxylase: MSKDNLFSQIFGKVAKINFFKPLQEAINSFYIKLFKIDMSEFKPANEYKNLNELFTRRLIKPRDFDAADEMFISPVDGTCLSFGSTKELKAFSIKGMEYSVSELLGQSELEGEYDFANIYLSPKDYHHYHAPCDIAIKKAIYIPGKLYSVATKWLAKVDSLYTKNERVALSCEIKNGKKLWLVFVGALNVGKMKFCFDERIQTNAMANFTQIYEYENLHIKKGERLGNFELGSTIVILSEKDAIEYNLFENKELKFAETIGIIK; encoded by the coding sequence ATGAGTAAAGACAATCTGTTTTCTCAAATTTTTGGAAAGGTTGCAAAGATTAACTTTTTCAAACCACTTCAAGAAGCCATAAATTCTTTTTACATAAAGCTGTTTAAGATAGATATGAGCGAGTTTAAGCCAGCAAATGAATATAAAAATTTAAATGAGCTTTTTACTAGAAGGCTCATAAAACCAAGAGATTTTGATGCAGCAGATGAGATGTTTATAAGCCCAGTTGATGGTACTTGTCTTAGTTTTGGTAGCACAAAGGAACTAAAGGCCTTTAGCATAAAAGGCATGGAGTATAGTGTAAGCGAACTATTGGGGCAGAGTGAGCTTGAGGGCGAATATGACTTTGCAAATATCTATCTTAGCCCAAAAGATTATCATCATTATCATGCGCCTTGCGATATTGCCATTAAAAAAGCCATATACATTCCGGGTAAGCTTTACAGCGTGGCTACAAAATGGCTTGCAAAAGTAGACAGCCTTTATACAAAGAATGAACGCGTAGCGCTATCTTGTGAGATAAAAAATGGTAAGAAACTTTGGCTTGTTTTTGTAGGTGCGTTAAATGTCGGAAAGATGAAATTTTGTTTTGATGAGCGTATACAGACAAATGCGATGGCAAATTTTACACAAATTTACGAGTATGAAAATTTACATATCAAAAAGGGCGAGCGCCTTGGGAATTTTGAGCTTGGCTCAACTATCGTGATACTTAGCGAAAAAGATGCAATTGAATACAATCTCTTTGAAAATAAAGAGCTTAAATTTGCCGAGACCATTGGAATAATAAAATAA
- the ychF gene encoding redox-regulated ATPase YchF: MGLSVGIVGLPNVGKSTTFNALTKAQNAESANYPFCTIEPNKAIVPVPDKRLNELAKIVSPNKIQYSTIEFVDIAGLVKGASSGEGLGNKFLSNIRETELILHIVRCFEDENITHVEGSVDPVRDIEIIQTELILADIEQLNKKIEKLTREAKANAKGAKEALEIANLLLAHLNDGKSASSFEQRDSEAFLALNKELRLLSAKEVVYGANVDEEGLSEDNKFVKALKEYAKASDHEVIKLCAKVEEELIGLSDEEAHEFLASLGTSESGLEKIIRTSFAKLNLISYFTAGVVEVRAWTITKGWKAPKAASVIHNDFERGFIRAEVISYDDYIAHGGENGAKEAGKMRLEGKDYIVQDGDVMHFRFNV, from the coding sequence ATGGGACTTTCAGTTGGAATAGTAGGCCTACCAAATGTGGGCAAATCAACGACATTTAACGCACTTACAAAGGCGCAAAATGCCGAGAGTGCAAACTATCCGTTTTGCACTATCGAGCCAAACAAAGCCATCGTGCCAGTGCCTGATAAGCGCCTAAATGAGCTTGCAAAGATAGTAAGTCCTAATAAAATTCAGTATTCAACCATCGAATTCGTAGATATCGCAGGCCTTGTAAAAGGGGCTAGCTCTGGCGAGGGACTTGGCAATAAATTTTTATCAAACATCAGAGAAACCGAGCTTATCTTACACATAGTTCGCTGCTTTGAGGATGAAAACATCACTCACGTCGAGGGCAGCGTCGATCCAGTAAGAGACATCGAGATCATCCAAACCGAGCTGATACTAGCTGACATCGAGCAACTAAATAAAAAGATAGAAAAGCTCACAAGAGAGGCAAAAGCAAATGCAAAAGGTGCTAAAGAGGCGCTAGAGATAGCAAATTTACTTCTTGCTCACCTAAATGATGGCAAAAGTGCGAGCAGCTTTGAGCAAAGAGATAGTGAGGCGTTTTTGGCACTAAACAAAGAGCTAAGGCTTCTAAGCGCCAAAGAGGTAGTTTATGGCGCAAACGTCGATGAAGAGGGGCTTAGCGAAGATAATAAATTTGTAAAAGCGCTAAAAGAGTACGCAAAAGCCTCAGACCACGAGGTGATCAAGCTTTGCGCCAAAGTAGAAGAGGAGCTAATTGGTCTAAGCGACGAGGAGGCACACGAGTTTCTAGCCTCTCTTGGCACGAGCGAGAGTGGCCTTGAAAAGATCATCAGAACATCTTTTGCAAAGCTAAATTTGATAAGCTATTTCACAGCTGGCGTCGTTGAAGTAAGAGCTTGGACGATTACAAAGGGCTGGAAAGCACCGAAAGCAGCAAGCGTCATTCACAACGACTTTGAGAGGGGTTTTATCAGAGCTGAAGTGATAAGCTATGACGACTATATCGCACATGGCGGCGAAAACGGAGCCAAAGAGGCTGGCAAGATGAGACTTGAGGGCAAAGACTACATCGTACAAGATGGCGATGTTATGCACTTTAGATTTAATGTTTAA
- a CDS encoding leucyl aminopeptidase: MQFQIVDKKLKDIKADIELIFVVDKDLKHKFIGDKEAIKFNNYKGESVLVLSEAKRAYVPLFKLDLDELRVAAAKAYNALKSLNIKSIKLASYIAECQKLSFEALAEGFLLGSYEFNKYKEKKEKYTLKEIIFSTEEFAGKKVDLKAANDGFKEAEIIASATNFAKDIVNEIPEIYTPQKMAEDAQNLAKNIASIKCEVYDEKFLAKENMNAFLAVNRASVHKPRLIHLTYKPKKSKKRIIFVGKGLTYDSGGLSLKPADYMLTMKSDKSGAAAALGIIKGAAELNLPFEIHAILGATENMIGGNAYKPDDVLISRSGVSIEVRNTDAEGRLVLADCLSYAQDFKPDILIDMATLTGACVVGLGEYTTGIMGNSESLKNEFKNKIKDSGELATTLDFNPYLSELIKSQIADVSNCASSRYGGAITAGMFLAKFIKDEYKDKWLHLDIAGPAYREKAWGYNQAGASGAGVRMNLYFLQALSKEN; this comes from the coding sequence ATGCAGTTTCAAATAGTTGATAAAAAATTAAAAGATATAAAAGCTGATATTGAACTAATTTTCGTAGTAGATAAGGACTTAAAACATAAATTTATAGGCGATAAAGAGGCTATTAAATTTAACAATTACAAAGGCGAGAGCGTCCTTGTCCTAAGCGAGGCAAAAAGGGCTTACGTGCCACTTTTTAAGCTTGATCTTGACGAGCTTAGAGTTGCAGCTGCTAAAGCTTATAACGCACTAAAGTCGCTAAATATTAAGAGCATAAAGTTAGCTTCTTACATAGCGGAGTGTCAAAAACTAAGCTTTGAGGCGCTAGCTGAGGGCTTTTTGCTTGGAAGTTATGAATTTAACAAGTATAAAGAGAAAAAAGAGAAATACACCCTTAAAGAGATCATCTTTTCTACTGAAGAATTTGCTGGCAAAAAGGTCGATCTAAAAGCTGCAAATGATGGCTTTAAAGAGGCAGAGATAATAGCAAGTGCTACAAATTTTGCAAAAGATATCGTAAATGAAATCCCAGAAATTTATACACCACAAAAGATGGCCGAGGATGCGCAAAATTTAGCCAAAAACATCGCAAGCATAAAGTGCGAGGTCTATGACGAGAAATTTCTAGCAAAAGAGAATATGAACGCATTTTTGGCGGTAAATCGCGCAAGCGTGCATAAACCAAGGCTCATCCACCTAACCTACAAGCCTAAAAAGTCTAAAAAACGCATCATCTTTGTTGGCAAAGGGCTAACATACGATAGCGGCGGACTTAGCTTGAAGCCGGCTGATTATATGCTAACTATGAAATCAGACAAAAGCGGTGCAGCAGCAGCACTTGGCATCATAAAAGGTGCAGCAGAGCTAAATTTACCATTTGAAATTCACGCCATTTTGGGCGCAACTGAAAATATGATCGGCGGCAACGCCTATAAGCCAGACGACGTGCTTATTTCAAGAAGTGGCGTTAGCATAGAGGTGAGAAACACCGACGCGGAGGGACGCTTGGTGCTGGCTGACTGCCTAAGCTACGCGCAGGACTTTAAACCAGACATCTTAATCGACATGGCAACCCTAACTGGCGCTTGCGTCGTGGGACTTGGCGAATACACGACAGGCATCATGGGCAACAGCGAGAGCCTAAAAAATGAGTTTAAAAACAAGATAAAAGATAGCGGCGAGCTAGCAACTACGCTTGATTTTAACCCTTATCTTAGCGAGCTTATCAAAAGCCAGATCGCAGACGTTAGCAACTGCGCATCAAGCAGATATGGTGGTGCGATCACAGCTGGCATGTTTTTAGCTAAATTTATCAAAGATGAGTATAAAGATAAGTGGCTACACCTTGATATCGCAGGCCCAGCATACCGCGAAAAGGCTTGGGGATACAACCAAGCAGGTGCGAGTGGAGCAGGAGTTAGGATGAATTTATACTTTTTACAAGCACTTAGCAAGGAGAATTGA